TCCAGCGTCGCTTCCACTTTGGCCGTGTCGCGCTCCGCTTTCAGGCGGTCCAGGCGGGCAATCTGCGACTCGCGCACGGCGGCGTTATCGATATCCAGCACCTCGTAGGCGCTGTCGTCTTTCTCCAGGCGGTACTTGTTCACGCCCACGATCACGTCCTGGCCCCGGTCAATCCGGGCCTGTTTGCGGGCCGCCGATTCTTCGATCCGCAGCTTGGGAATGCCCTCACCGATGGCCCCCGCCATGCCGCCTAGCTCCTCCACCTCACGCATCAGCACGCGGGCTTGCTCGGCCAGGTCATGGGTCAGGCGCTCCATCAGGTAAGAGCCGCCCCAGGGGTCCACCACATCTGTGATTCCAGTTTCCTCCTGCAAAATCAGCTGGGTATTGCGGGCAATTCGGGCGCTGAAGTCGGTGGGCAGGCCAATCGCTTCGTCAAACGAGTTGGTGTGCAGGCTCTGGGTGCCACCGAACACTGCTGCCATCGCTTCTACAGCGGTCCGCACCACGTTGTTGTAAGGGTCTTGCTCAGTGAGGGACCAGCCCGAGGTCTGGCAGTGGGTCCGCAGAGCGCAGCTCATGGGGTTCTTGGGATCAAACTGGCCCATCAGTTCACTCCAGAGCATCCGGGCAGCCCGCAGCTTGGCCACTTCGGTGTAGAAGTTCATGCCGATGGCAAAGAAAAAGCTGAGGCGCGGCGCAAAGGCGTCAATGTCCAGCCCCTTATCCAGCGCAGCCCGCACGTATTCCAAGCCGTCGCTGAGGGTGTAGGCCAGTTCCAGCGCGGCATTTGCTCCGGCTTCTTGCAGGTGGTAGCCGCTGATAGAAATGGAGTTGAAGCGCGGCATCTCGGCGGCGGTGTAGGCGATGATGTCCGCAATAATCCGCATGGACGGCTCCGGCGGGTAGATGTAGGTGTTGCGGACCATAAATTCCTTGAGAATGTCATTTTGGATGGTCCCGGACAGTTGCGAACGGTCTACACCCTGTTCCTCACCCGCCACGATGAACCCGGCCAGGACCGGCAGCACCGCCCCGTTCATGGTCATGGACACCGACATCTGATCCAGCGGAATGCCGTCGAACAGCACCTTCATGTCCTCGACACTGTCAATCGCCACGCCTGCCTTGCCCACATCGCCCACCACGCGGGGATGGTCCGAGTCGTAACCCCGGTGGGTCGCCAGGTCGAACGCCACACTGAGGCCTCTTTGTCCGGCGGCCAGGTTGCGGCGGTAAAAGGCGTTGGACTCCTCGGCGGTGGAAAAGCCTGCGTACTGCCGGATGGTCCAGGGCCGTGCCGCGTACATGGTGGCGCGTGGCCCCCGCGTAAACGGCGCGAAGCCTGGCAGTGTATCTGTCTCCAGGCCTTCCAGATCGGCAGCGGTGTACAGCGGCCTTAGCGTCAGCCCTTCGGGGGTCTGGGTGTTGAGCGTTGCGGGGTCGGCGCCCCTGAGGTCTTTGGTGGCCAGGGTCTTCCAGTCTTGCAGGGTGGGCTTGGTAGGTGTTGAGGTCATAGGAACTCCTTGGGGATGGACAGGCGAGATGTTCTGGAGACGAAATTTAATAAGGTGTATGGCTGGAAAAGGGTGTAAGCAGGTCAAGGTCATCATAAGCCTGTGGCTGTCGGCCACCTCGGAAAGTCGGCCACAAGGGAGAGCAAAACCTGCACTTCAGGCCCGCGCTACAATTCCCGCGTGACTGCCCCTACCCGCAAACCCGTGATCCTCTCTCCCAGCCTGCTTGCCTGCGACTTTGCGCGGCTGGGTGAAGAACTCGCCACCCTGAAGGCCGCAGGCGTGCCCTGGGCACATGTGGACGTGATGGACGGCCAATTCGTGCCCAACATCTCTTTCGGGCTGCCGATCTTGGCAGCGGCGCGGCGCGTATCGGACCTGTACATGGACGTTCACCTGATGATCGAGCAACCGGAGCGTTATCTGAAAGACTTCGCTGACGCCGGAGCCGATGGACTGACTGTGCAGGTCGAAAGCACCAAACATATCCACCGCGCGGTAGGACAGATTCGTGAACTGGGCAAGCGTGCGGGCGTGACCCTGAACCCAGGCACCTCCCTGGACACCCTGCGCCCGGTGCTGGCCGACGTGGACCTGGTGCTGATCATGAGCGTGAATCCTGGTTTCGGGGGTCAGAAGTTCATCGGCTCAAGCGTGGAGCGGGTCCGCACCGTGCGCCGCTGGCTGGACGAGTTCGGCTCGGAAGCCGAAGTGCAGGTAGACGGTGGCGTGACGGCAGGCAACGCC
The sequence above is a segment of the Deinococcus radiophilus genome. Coding sequences within it:
- the scpA gene encoding methylmalonyl-CoA mutase, which gives rise to MTSTPTKPTLQDWKTLATKDLRGADPATLNTQTPEGLTLRPLYTAADLEGLETDTLPGFAPFTRGPRATMYAARPWTIRQYAGFSTAEESNAFYRRNLAAGQRGLSVAFDLATHRGYDSDHPRVVGDVGKAGVAIDSVEDMKVLFDGIPLDQMSVSMTMNGAVLPVLAGFIVAGEEQGVDRSQLSGTIQNDILKEFMVRNTYIYPPEPSMRIIADIIAYTAAEMPRFNSISISGYHLQEAGANAALELAYTLSDGLEYVRAALDKGLDIDAFAPRLSFFFAIGMNFYTEVAKLRAARMLWSELMGQFDPKNPMSCALRTHCQTSGWSLTEQDPYNNVVRTAVEAMAAVFGGTQSLHTNSFDEAIGLPTDFSARIARNTQLILQEETGITDVVDPWGGSYLMERLTHDLAEQARVLMREVEELGGMAGAIGEGIPKLRIEESAARKQARIDRGQDVIVGVNKYRLEKDDSAYEVLDIDNAAVRESQIARLDRLKAERDTAKVEATLDALRDAARTGEGNLLALSVEAMRARATLGEVSSALEEVWGRHQAEVQTLSGVYAQGYAGDDEFAQVQADINTFAEAEGRRPRILVAKMGQDGHDRGAKVIATGFADLGFDVDVSPLFQTPEEAARQAVENDVHVVGVSSQAAGHKTLVPQLIAALEAEGADDILVIVGGVIPQQDYQALYDAGVVGIFGPGTPILSAAREVLGLLQRRQGQLKGQGAQG
- the rpe gene encoding ribulose-phosphate 3-epimerase, whose product is MTAPTRKPVILSPSLLACDFARLGEELATLKAAGVPWAHVDVMDGQFVPNISFGLPILAAARRVSDLYMDVHLMIEQPERYLKDFADAGADGLTVQVESTKHIHRAVGQIRELGKRAGVTLNPGTSLDTLRPVLADVDLVLIMSVNPGFGGQKFIGSSVERVRTVRRWLDEFGSEAEVQVDGGVTAGNARALVEAGATNLVAGSAIFGAEGGAAAGVQAFRDTLA